One window from the genome of Leuconostoc suionicum encodes:
- a CDS encoding YczE/YyaS/YitT family protein: MANIGIDPATAADVGISDTFHWNLGNYQLAFNALLFFGVLFFDQTQFGIGTLINMSLPGYIIAYFTPKFEPIVGRWFGSFFYLENIFLFAIGMFLFSLGIGIYTSVNLGVSPYDAVAPLFNKKKWASYRLTRSVQDLFFFVVAIIFGGPLGIGTLLIATLTGYIVQYWRQLFKKIKRHIQKTHSF, translated from the coding sequence TTGGCGAACATAGGCATTGATCCAGCGACAGCAGCAGATGTTGGTATCTCAGATACCTTCCATTGGAATTTAGGAAACTACCAGCTTGCATTTAATGCACTATTGTTCTTTGGCGTTTTGTTTTTCGATCAAACACAGTTTGGCATCGGAACATTAATCAATATGTCGTTACCAGGATACATTATTGCTTATTTTACACCGAAGTTTGAACCTATAGTTGGGCGTTGGTTTGGAAGCTTTTTTTATCTTGAAAACATATTTTTATTTGCTATTGGTATGTTTTTATTTTCATTGGGAATTGGCATATATACAAGTGTAAATCTTGGTGTTTCCCCGTACGATGCTGTTGCACCATTGTTTAACAAAAAGAAATGGGCTAGTTATCGTCTGACAAGGTCTGTTCAAGATTTATTCTTTTTTGTAGTTGCCATTATATTTGGTGGGCCACTGGGTATTGGAACTTTGTTGATTGCCACGTTAACTGGCTATATTGTACAATACTGGCG